The sequence CGATGTCACCCATCCCCCGGGCTTCCGATATCGGGTCGAGTCGGCGTGGGTCGAAGGCCCGTACAACGAAATTGCCTCGGCAGCAAAGACACTGATAACCGACCGGCCCAGTAACGAGCCCGGGCACACCTTTTTCCAGTACACCCTTCCCCACGAAGGTCCCGACCAGGCCATGTCGTTGATCACCGAAGTGATGGTCGGGGTGTACATCATCTACAGCGACGAGGCGGACGACGAGAAATACCGTCAGTGGTCGCTGGGTGCGATGAAGCATTTGGAGCCCTACACGAAAGGGCAATACTGGGGCGACTCCGACCAGCAACACCGCAGGGTGAAATGCCTGACCGATGACGCGTGGGAACGCCTGAAGGTGATCCGCGCCGAACGGGATCCGGAAGGCGTCTTCGTTGACTACCTTGCCGGGGCCGGCGGCTTCGAGAACGTCAACGAATGGGAGATCGCCTGAGGGCGCACATCAGGCTGACACCACGAACACCCCTCCTGAAAGGCATGATTGATGAATCTTCGAGACAAGACAGCAGTGGTCATCGGAGGAGGAGCCGGCATAGGCAGAGCCGGTGTGCTGGCGCTCGCGCGCGCCGGTTGTGATGTCGTCGTTGCGGATATCGACGAGTCCGCAGCCAAGGAGGTGGCGTCCGAGGTCGCGATCCTCGGGCGCCGCTCCCTCGCCGTCGCCTGCGACACCACCCGAACAGAGGATCTTGCTGATCTGCATCGTCAAACATCCGAACTGATCGGCCAAGCGGACATCGTGTGGAGCCATGCGGGCACGTCGGTAGCCGGCCCGCTCGAGCAGATCCCTCTCGAACGGTGGGAGCACGTGTTGGACGTCAATGCCATCGGCGTCGTCCGCGCCTTTCTCGAGTTCGGTCCCGACATGATTGCGCGGGGCCACGGCCACCTCATCATCACGTCATCGAGCCTTGGACTGTTTCCGGAGCAGGTGCCGTTGGGGGGTGCCTACACGTTGTCGAAGTCCGGTCTCATCGGTCTCGCCCGCACGCTGAACGCCTACCTTTCACCCCGAGGCGTCGGTGTCACGCTGCTCTGCCCGGACATCACCGACACTCGGCACACACTCGAAATTCCCCTGGTCGGTATACCGACCGAGGTCTTCGAGGCGGGACTCGCGCTGGAAGCTCTCCAGAGCCCGGACGACGTCGCGGACGCGTTGCTCGCCGGTCTGCGCGATGACACGTTCCTGGTCTCACTCACCCCGGATGTGCGACAGAAAATGCACAACGACATCGACCAGATGACGGAAACCGGGCAGGAGTGGGACGGTGCAGTGATCGTACAAAGCGGACGCCTCGTGATCGACGAGGACCTCCATGACCAGGCCAGCGCCGCCATCACGGAACTAGTGGCAAAGTCGGTCCACGATAAGGGCAACATCTCGTTCACTATCAGCGCTGACCTAGCGGAACGGGGGGTCTTCCATGTCTACGAGGAATGGGAGTCGCAATCAGCGCTCGATCAGCACGCTGCCTCGAAACATGGCACAGCATTCGTCGGGGAGCTCCCCTCACTGGGGGTGAGGGAGCTGTCGCTGCGCCTTCATCGGGTGGCGTCGAGCCAGGAAGTTTCTCTCCCGGGCTGACGCTCAGTCCGCTGCGCGACGGCCCGTGATCCGTCGAGGTTCGAAACGAGCGCGGTCCCTCATCGTGTGACGCATCGGCTCCCGGAGCGTCACGCAATGACCGGCTCAGTCCGATGCAAGGTTCACCACTGAACGCTGCGTTGATCCCAGCTCCGGGAGCACTCGGTGAGAACGTCCACCAGCGTGTCGCGCTGCTGAGTGATCACTTCGTATGACGCGATGACGCCCACGGCAGCAACGGTTTTCCCATTGTCCCGTACTGCGATGGAGACACCGTCACCTTGCTCGGAGGCATTGGGGGAAGCGCATATCCCAGTCTGTTCGATCTCAGGCAATGCCGCGAAGAATTTGTCGACGAGGGGTTGCTCATCCTCGCCGACATTTTTCAGGTACGCCCAGAGATCCCGCTTTTCCATGCCCGCGAGCAATACCCAACCGCCGGAGGTGCGGATGAGGGAACGCCGCACGTAGTTCTCGGCGAGGTAGGCGAACCGGGGGTCGGACGAGCAGTAGTCGACGTAGAAGATGTCCGGTCCGACTGCAATGGACAGTACGGTCGTCAGGCCGGCCCGTTGGTGCACCTCTTCGAGGTCGGCATGCGTCACCGTCGAGACGGGCTGCCGCCCTGCCAATCGGTTGAGCAGATACGGCGCACTGCCCAGGGAGTAGCGCCGGTCGTGTTCGCCCAGATATCCGGTGGCGACGAGACCGTTGACCAAGCCCTGAACCGAACTGATCGGGGCCGAAAGCTCTTTTGCTATCTCGCTGAGGGTGATTCCGCCACGAGCCCGCGCAACGCATTCGAGGATCGAGGCGATGCGATCCACGGTGCGATGACGAGCGCGGGCCCGCGCCCCTGTTGCGCCCTCCGGTTGCACCACGACAATTCCTCCTCGGTAGTCGCCCGGCGCGACTGCGACCCACCCTACCAGCTACGTATATACGTAATCAACTCCAGTATTGCGTAGACGTGGCTGGAAGTGCCATAGTCGTTGAAGCCACCTCGAACGAACCCACGTCGGCTCGAACGGAAAGACCACCACCATGACCACCCTCAGACTGGTTCCCCCGGTCTCCGCCGATCCCCACGCCGCGGACGCCCTGCGCGCCGAGGTTCGCGAATTTCTCGCCGGCCAACGCGCCGAGGGCAAGATCGGCCGGGACGTCGACTGCTGGCTCACCGGATGGGACGAGGACTTCTCCCGCGCCCTGGCCGCCCGCGGCTGGCTCGGCATGACTGTGCCCGTCGAGTACGGCGGCCACGGCCGTAGCCACCTCGAGCGGTTCGTCGTCACCGAGGAATTGCTGGCTGCCGGGGCACCCGTCGCAGCGCACTGGATCGCCGATCGGCAGATCGTTCCGTCGCTCCTGAAGTACGGCACCGAAAATCAGAAGCAGCAATACCTGCCGGCCATTGCGAGTGGTGCGTGCTATTTCGGTATCGGTATGAGCGAACCGGATTCCGGTTCCGATCTGGCGAGCGTTCGCACCAAGGCCACCCGGGTCGACGGCGGCTGGTCGATCACCGGCACCAAGGTATGGACCTCGGGCGCACACCGTGCTCACGCATTCTTTTGCCTTGCCCGCACCACCGCGGTCGATCCCGCGCACCGGCACGACGGACTGAGCCAGTTCATCGTCGATCTGCATTCCCCGGGTGTCGACATTCGGCCCATCGTGTCGATGAACGGCGAGCACCACTTCAACGAGGTCATACTCGACGACGTCTTCGTCGCCGATGACATGGTGTTCGGCACCATCGGCGACGGCTGGCAACAGGTCACCTCCGAACTGAGCTTCGAACGCAGCGGTCCCGAGCGATTCCTGTCCACGTTCACCTTGCTGGCAGAAACCGCCGAGCAGATGCGCAGCAATGCGATCCCTCGGCATACCGACCTCGGCCGTTATGTCGCCCGCATCGCCGGTCTGCATCAGATGTCGACCGCCGTCGCCGGCGCGCTCGAACGCCGGGAACCGGCCGATACAGCTGCCGCCGTCGTCAAGGTCCTGGGCACGTCCACCGAGGGCGACATCGCCGATTTCGCCGACCTGCTCACCGGTGACTACTCGCCGGATCGGGCCGAGTACCACGACATGCTCGACGACGCCGTCGTGCAACGCCCCGGATTCACTCTCCGCGGCGGTACCAACGAAGTGCTGCGCGGCGTGATCGCGCGAGGATTGGGGATGCGCTGATGACTGCACCGTTCACGGTCGACCACGACCTCGTCGAGATGATGTCCGCGGTCTTCGCGCACCACCGCGAACAGAACGAGCCGGAGAGCGGCACCGCCCCCTGGGATACGGGCTTGTGGAGCCGGCTCGACGAGCTGGGTTTGGTCCGGCTCACCGGCCCGGAAGAAAACGGGGGCAGCGGCGCGGGCTGGTTCGAGGCCGCCGAGCTGATCCGCGCGTCCGCCTCTCACGGCGTCCGAATTCCATTGGTCGAACACGACTTGCTGGCCGGGTGGCTTCTCGAGGTCACCGGCTCTCCTGTCGATGCAGCGCGCCGCACGGTATGCGTGCTCGACAACGAAGGAATGGCCTTCGGCGTGCCCTGGGCAGCCCAGTCCGACAAAGTCGTTCTCGTCTGGCGGAACGGCGACACCTACCACGTCGCCGACGTCGAAACCTCGACGCTGGACATCGCTCCCGGCACCAACGTTGCCGGCGAACCGCGCGACACCGTCACCGCCGACACCACCGTTCTGTCGGGCACCCCGATCGCGGATGCCGTCGTCGACCAGTTACTGCTGCGCGGCGCATTGGCACGCGGACTGCAAACGTGCGCCGCACTCGCACGCATCCTGGACCTCTCGATCACCCACACGACCGAACGCACCCAGTTCGGGCGTCCACTCGCCAAGTTCCAGGCCGTCCAGAACCTGGTCGCCGACATCGCCGCCGAAGTCGCCCTTGCCCGCGCCGCTACCGACGCCGCCCTCATCGAAGCTGTCCGCACCGACTGGTCCGGACCCAACCTCGAGTTCCTCGTCGCCGCTGCCCGATCTTGCGCAGGCCACGCCACCTCCGTGGTGGTGCGCAACGCCCACCAGGTGCATGGCGCGATCGGCACCACTCGCGAGCACCGGCTGCACGAATTCACCACACCCGCTCTCGCCTGGCGTTCGGAGTTCGGCTCGGTCCACTACTGGGACGAAAAATTGACCGCGGCCGCCCTCGAAGCAGGGCGCGAGGGCCTCTGGGCCCTCGTCACCGCCTGAACACCTAGCTCCGCCTCGCCGACACCCTGCGCGTCGACGCTCGACTCTGACAAGGAATACAACATGGCTGACCTGGAATACACCGTCACCGGCGGCGTCGGCACCATCCTGCTCAATCGCCCACACCGTAAGAACGCCTTCACCTTCGACATGCTGGACGCCTGGGCCGAAGCGCTGCGGTCGGCACGCACCGACCCGGACGTGCGCGTCGTGCTCGTCACGGGTGCCGGAGGATCGTTCTGCGCCGGCGTGGATCTCGACGACTTCTCGGAGATCACCTCCACACTCGGCCGTCAGCAAGTACTGCAGGACCGCGTTCACCGCGTAGCCGCGGCTGCCCTCGACCTCGACAAACCACTGATCGCCGCCGTCGACGGTGTCGCGGTCGGCGCAGGCATGGACATGGCCCTGGCCTGCGACATCCGTCTCGCCTCGACTCGGGCGCGCTTCTCGGAGGCGTATGTACGGGTCGGGCTGATCCCCGGTGACGGCGGTGCCCACCTGCTGCCCCGCATCGTCGGTCAGGCACGCGCTCTCGAACTGCTGTGGACCGGACGCTTCGTCGAAGCCCAAGAAGCCCTCGACCTGGGCATCGTCCTGTCAGTACACTCCCCGGAGGAACTGCCTGAAGCCGCCCAGGATTTGTGCCGACGCCTTGCCGACGGTCCCCCGGTCGCGATCCGCGCCATCAAGCGTCTTGTGCGGAATGGCGAGAACGTCGACTTCAGAACGTCGCTGTCGATGGTGGCCGCCGAGCAAGCCGTCGTGCAGTCGACCCAGGACTCCGCAGAGGCCGTCGCGGCCTTCCGTGAGAAGCGCGCACCCGCCTTCGTCGGCGAGTAACAGAAGTCACCGAACGCATCGGCAGTCACTCACGAGCGCCCAGAGCGGCACCGAGAAGACCACCGATCTGCGCCGAAACTTCGCGAACGAGGTAGGCGCTGTTCGCGACCATGTCCGTGAGGCTCGAAGGACCCTTGGCGATGGAGAACGCCGAAACGACTCCAGAAGAAGCAATTTCGGCAGCCGACAGCTGAACCGTTCCCGCGATCACGACGACCGGGCAACTCGGTGGGGTGACGTCGAGGACGCCGCGGACGACCTTCCCTCGCAGCGACTGCGAGTCGAACGAACCCTCGCCCGTCAGAACCACGTCTGCATGAGCGCAGAGGTCGCGCAGTCCGACGACGTCCGAGACCAAACGGGCTCCGGGTGTGAGTTCGGCTCCCAGAAGTGGCACCAGGCAGGCCGGCATTCCACCGGCAGCGCCCGCTCCTGGATGCTGGGCGATGTCGATACCGGTCGCAGCTCTAATGATCCGCGCAAGGTGCTCAAGCCCGGCGTCGAGGTCGATCACGTTCTGTGGTGTCGCCCCCTTCTGCGGACCGAACACCGCTGCCGCGCCGGATGATCCACACAATGGGTTGTCGACGTCTGTGGCGACGCGCCACCGGACGTGACGGGCGCGCGGATGAAGCTGGGAATCATCGACAGACGCGATACTCGCAAGGCCGGCTCCACCGGGTTCCACCTCACGACCGTCGGAATCGAGGAACCGCATCCCGAGTGCTCGGAGAAACCCCGTCCCGCCGTCCGTGCTCGCCGATCCGCCGATGCACAGCACGATTTCGCCGACGCCCTGGTCCAGCAGAGTATGCGCGATGACACCGACGCCGTAGCTGTCTGCGCGCATGGGCTGCAGGGGGATATCGGACACCTGCGGAAGACCGTTCGCTTCGGCGGCTTCGATGATGCCGACCACTCCGTCATTCGAAATTCCGTATCGAGCCGTCCGTGCCCGCCCCACCGCGTCGGTCGTATCGAGAAATCTTGGAACGGCGTGCCAGTTGGCGAGTAGTGCATCCAGGGTGCCCTCGCCGCCGTCGGCAAGGGGGCACTCGATGATGACCGTGTCCGGACCGAGCGCACTTCGCACACCTTCGGCCATCGCTGCGGCGACCTCGGCAGCCGTCAGACTCCCCTTGAAGGAGTCGGGCGCGATGACGACCGTGGGGTGACGACGAAGCATGCGACGGAGCCTAGGTCACTATCGGGCCCTTCGCAGGGGCAGAGGAACCAGATTTCATCCGGCCGGACGAGGCTCGAGGTATCGAGGACAGCAGCTGTCCTGAATGGCTTCTAGCCTGATGCCAACCGAATGAAAGGAGATCCGATGACGCTCGTTCCGCGCAGGTCAGAGCGACCGTGCCACTCGAAATCCGAGATCGTCGATGGAGAACGACGGGTGACTGCGACGACGGCACGTCGCCCCACATCCTCGGGCTTCCTCGGCCCAGCTCCCGCCGCGGAAGGTTCGGTACGAGCCGTACACCTCGGCGTCGTACACATCCCAGCACCACTCCCACACGTTCCCCAACATGTCATGGAGGCCCCACGCGTTGGGCGCTTTTCCGCCCACCCCATGGACGTGTCCGCCGGAATTGCCGCTGTACCAAGCGATGTCGTCGAGTTCGCCGTATCGGTATCCGGATGTTCCTGCTTTGCAGGCGTACTGCCACTCCGCTTCCGTGGGCAGGCGGTATCCGTCGGACTCGCGAGTACACGAAACCTGCCGGCCGCCTTCCGTCACCGAGTAGTACTCCGTCAGCCCCGATTCCCGCGACAGCACATTGCAGAAATCGACGGCGTCGTGCCACGAGACGTCGACCACCGGCGCGGCACCATTGGAGGAAGACTTCGCGGAATCGTTCATGATGCGGGAATACAGCGAAGCGGTGACGGGACTACCCGCGAGGAGGAAGCTCTCGAGTTCCACCGTCCACGCCGTCTTCCTTCGGTCGTCTCTCAACGCAACTTCGCCGGCAGGGATTCGGGCCATCGCGACATCGAGGCCGACCCCCGGATTCCACATGTAACGACCCTTCGCAATCAGCTGGATTACCGTGCATCATTCTTCAAGGCATTAGACCCAGCGGGCATCACGCGGTCAAGGCTTTCACTCAGCCGACCTGTCCGTCACCGGTACAGGAAGGCCGCCGTCTGCTTGACCTCGAGTGAACTCGAGGTAATAGCGTCCGATCATGATCATCAGGTGTTCAGCCGTCCGAAATATACAAGCGACATCGTCCGGGCAACCTGTAAGTTGGTCTGCGATCAACGGGGGACGACGTGATTCGTAACAAACATCGAAGCGTGCGGGCTTCACCGTGCGCCGCCACGCTGCGGCACACACACTCAGGCGCACACCACTGTGACGGTTCGCCGTCACTTCAGGCAGGGAGATCTTCATGACATCCGAAGCGGCAATCGAGGCCATAGACCTGGTCAAACGATTCGGCGACAACGTGGCCGTCGATGGGGTGAGCTTCACGGTTCCGCAGGGATCCGTTCTCGGATTGCTCGGCCCCAACGGCGCGGGCAAGACCACGACAGTGCGGATGATGACCACCCTGAGTGTCCCCACCAGTGGAACTGCACGGGTGGCCGGTCACGACGTCGTCACCGACCCCGGGGCGGTGCGGCTCAGCATGGGACTGACCGGCCAGGCCGCGACCATCGACGAACTGCTGACCGGACGTGAGAACATCCGGATGATCGGCGAGCTCTACGGGCTGTCGGGCAAGGCAGCTCGCCGTGCCAGCGACGAACTCCTCGAACGGTTCTCCCTCACCTCCGCCGGTGACCGGATCGCTCGAACCTATTCGGGTGGAATGCGCAGGCGTCTCGACCTCGCCGTGAGTCTCGTTGCCACACCACCGGTGCTGTTCCTCGACGAACCCACAACCGGACTCGACCCGGCCAGTCGGATCGAATTGTGGGATGTACTCCGGGAACTGGTCGAGGACGGAACGACACTGCTGCTGACGACGCAGTATCTCGAGGAAGCCGACCAACTTGCCGACAAGATCGTCGTCATCGACAAGGGCAAGGTCATCGCCTCCGGCACCCCGGTGCAACTGAAGGACCAATCCGGCAAGGCCAGTCTCGTTCTGACGGTGTCGCACGTGGCCGATCTCGACGAGGCCGAGCGCATGCTCCGCCAGCACGTCTCGGACGTGCGGGTCGACAGGTCGGCCCGGCAACTGTCGGCGCCGACCGACGGTCTACGCGACATGACGCGTATCGCGAATCTTTTCGACGACAGCACCATCCTTCTCGATGACATCGGTCTCAAACGTCCGAGCCTCGACGATGTCTTCCTGAGCCTGACCGGTCACCGCGCCGAGACGGCCGAAACCGCACGTACCTCAGATGACCTGGAGACAGCCAGATGACCACCACATCCACACTGAACCCCACCGCGATCGGTACCCGGCTGACTCGTCCCGACATCAAGCCTGCGGGACTGGCACGTCAATCGTGGATCGTGGTGCGGCGGAACCTCACCCACATCAAGCGGATGCCGGAGATGCTGCTGGATGTCACCATCCAGCCGGTGATGTTCGTTCTGCTGTTCGCCTACGTTTTCGGTGGGTCGATCATGACGTCGGGCGCGAACTACCGCGAATGGTTGCTCCCCGGCATCATGGCTCAGACCATGGTGTTCTCCTGCTTCGTGGTCGCCGTGGGGTTGAACTCGGACCTCGACAAGGGCATCGTCGATCGCTTCCGGTCACTACCGATCTCACGGTCGTCGATCCTCATCGGCCGGAGCGTGTCCAGCATCATCCACTCCAGCATCGGCGTCGTCGTCATGTCGCTGACCGGCCTCCTCATCGGCTGGCGCATTCACAACGGCTTCGGTGAGGCGGTACTCGCGTTCGCGCTGCTGTTGCTGTTCGGCTTCGCG comes from Rhodococcus oxybenzonivorans and encodes:
- a CDS encoding SDR family NAD(P)-dependent oxidoreductase gives rise to the protein MNLRDKTAVVIGGGAGIGRAGVLALARAGCDVVVADIDESAAKEVASEVAILGRRSLAVACDTTRTEDLADLHRQTSELIGQADIVWSHAGTSVAGPLEQIPLERWEHVLDVNAIGVVRAFLEFGPDMIARGHGHLIITSSSLGLFPEQVPLGGAYTLSKSGLIGLARTLNAYLSPRGVGVTLLCPDITDTRHTLEIPLVGIPTEVFEAGLALEALQSPDDVADALLAGLRDDTFLVSLTPDVRQKMHNDIDQMTETGQEWDGAVIVQSGRLVIDEDLHDQASAAITELVAKSVHDKGNISFTISADLAERGVFHVYEEWESQSALDQHAASKHGTAFVGELPSLGVRELSLRLHRVASSQEVSLPG
- a CDS encoding acyl-CoA dehydrogenase family protein produces the protein MTTLRLVPPVSADPHAADALRAEVREFLAGQRAEGKIGRDVDCWLTGWDEDFSRALAARGWLGMTVPVEYGGHGRSHLERFVVTEELLAAGAPVAAHWIADRQIVPSLLKYGTENQKQQYLPAIASGACYFGIGMSEPDSGSDLASVRTKATRVDGGWSITGTKVWTSGAHRAHAFFCLARTTAVDPAHRHDGLSQFIVDLHSPGVDIRPIVSMNGEHHFNEVILDDVFVADDMVFGTIGDGWQQVTSELSFERSGPERFLSTFTLLAETAEQMRSNAIPRHTDLGRYVARIAGLHQMSTAVAGALERREPADTAAAVVKVLGTSTEGDIADFADLLTGDYSPDRAEYHDMLDDAVVQRPGFTLRGGTNEVLRGVIARGLGMR
- a CDS encoding acyl-CoA dehydrogenase family protein; this translates as MTAPFTVDHDLVEMMSAVFAHHREQNEPESGTAPWDTGLWSRLDELGLVRLTGPEENGGSGAGWFEAAELIRASASHGVRIPLVEHDLLAGWLLEVTGSPVDAARRTVCVLDNEGMAFGVPWAAQSDKVVLVWRNGDTYHVADVETSTLDIAPGTNVAGEPRDTVTADTTVLSGTPIADAVVDQLLLRGALARGLQTCAALARILDLSITHTTERTQFGRPLAKFQAVQNLVADIAAEVALARAATDAALIEAVRTDWSGPNLEFLVAAARSCAGHATSVVVRNAHQVHGAIGTTREHRLHEFTTPALAWRSEFGSVHYWDEKLTAAALEAGREGLWALVTA
- a CDS encoding enoyl-CoA hydratase/isomerase family protein, producing the protein MADLEYTVTGGVGTILLNRPHRKNAFTFDMLDAWAEALRSARTDPDVRVVLVTGAGGSFCAGVDLDDFSEITSTLGRQQVLQDRVHRVAAAALDLDKPLIAAVDGVAVGAGMDMALACDIRLASTRARFSEAYVRVGLIPGDGGAHLLPRIVGQARALELLWTGRFVEAQEALDLGIVLSVHSPEELPEAAQDLCRRLADGPPVAIRAIKRLVRNGENVDFRTSLSMVAAEQAVVQSTQDSAEAVAAFREKRAPAFVGE
- a CDS encoding glycerate kinase, whose protein sequence is MLRRHPTVVIAPDSFKGSLTAAEVAAAMAEGVRSALGPDTVIIECPLADGGEGTLDALLANWHAVPRFLDTTDAVGRARTARYGISNDGVVGIIEAAEANGLPQVSDIPLQPMRADSYGVGVIAHTLLDQGVGEIVLCIGGSASTDGGTGFLRALGMRFLDSDGREVEPGGAGLASIASVDDSQLHPRARHVRWRVATDVDNPLCGSSGAAAVFGPQKGATPQNVIDLDAGLEHLARIIRAATGIDIAQHPGAGAAGGMPACLVPLLGAELTPGARLVSDVVGLRDLCAHADVVLTGEGSFDSQSLRGKVVRGVLDVTPPSCPVVVIAGTVQLSAAEIASSGVVSAFSIAKGPSSLTDMVANSAYLVREVSAQIGGLLGAALGARE
- a CDS encoding formylglycine-generating enzyme family protein is translated as MWNPGVGLDVAMARIPAGEVALRDDRRKTAWTVELESFLLAGSPVTASLYSRIMNDSAKSSSNGAAPVVDVSWHDAVDFCNVLSRESGLTEYYSVTEGGRQVSCTRESDGYRLPTEAEWQYACKAGTSGYRYGELDDIAWYSGNSGGHVHGVGGKAPNAWGLHDMLGNVWEWCWDVYDAEVYGSYRTFRGGSWAEEARGCGATCRRRSHPSFSIDDLGFRVARSL
- a CDS encoding ATP-binding cassette domain-containing protein; its protein translation is MTSEAAIEAIDLVKRFGDNVAVDGVSFTVPQGSVLGLLGPNGAGKTTTVRMMTTLSVPTSGTARVAGHDVVTDPGAVRLSMGLTGQAATIDELLTGRENIRMIGELYGLSGKAARRASDELLERFSLTSAGDRIARTYSGGMRRRLDLAVSLVATPPVLFLDEPTTGLDPASRIELWDVLRELVEDGTTLLLTTQYLEEADQLADKIVVIDKGKVIASGTPVQLKDQSGKASLVLTVSHVADLDEAERMLRQHVSDVRVDRSARQLSAPTDGLRDMTRIANLFDDSTILLDDIGLKRPSLDDVFLSLTGHRAETAETARTSDDLETAR
- a CDS encoding ABC transporter permease, coding for MTTTSTLNPTAIGTRLTRPDIKPAGLARQSWIVVRRNLTHIKRMPEMLLDVTIQPVMFVLLFAYVFGGSIMTSGANYREWLLPGIMAQTMVFSCFVVAVGLNSDLDKGIVDRFRSLPISRSSILIGRSVSSIIHSSIGVVVMSLTGLLIGWRIHNGFGEAVLAFALLLLFGFAMIWFGILVGSLMRSVEAVQGFMFTSMFPITFLANTFAPTEQMPTWLRTIAEWNPISALVQAMRQLWGNAPAAPAGAAWPLHHAVPVTIGWSLLLIAIFAPLAVRAFLNRTRD